The Hemibagrus wyckioides isolate EC202008001 linkage group LG13, SWU_Hwy_1.0, whole genome shotgun sequence DNA window AAATAAGCTTCAGTATCTTGTGTCCCTGCTTCACATACATTTTAAAGCTGTGAGTGTATCTAGACAGTTTAACAGTTAAGTTTCTGCTTTTAAACTATAGCAATATCCAGGACATTCAACTAATCCAtcattaatttttataaattaaaaaaaaaaaaagtgtgtcgGCAAGTCAGACTTCAGTAAGTTTTCTTAAGGGAAAGCGACTCCACAGCAAGTGGGCATAGACGAGTGAAAAGAATACTACAGAGGCTTAATTATGTAGCTATTAGGAGAGAGGCAGCAGCTGAAAGAGAACCGAGTCCTGCTATGAAAGTGCCTTTGCATTTTCATGTAAATCTTTTTCATTCAGCAAAAACGCACTGTTTATACTTAATGAGCTCTCATCAGAAAGCAAGCGATCTGGAGATGAAGAGAAGCAAAATCCTTGTGTGATTGAAGATTGCATTCCAACTTTAAAGACAATAAAACAGCATTGAGAATCTTGATAAAAGTAACACAAGTTCAATGTAAATTCTACTGTTTCATCTTACATTGGCAGTAGTTCATATTACACATGAACCGTGTGGGCTTTTAGAAGGGTTTTCTTCACAGTCTTATGCTTGTAAATTAGGAAATATATGCAATACTCAATTAGTTAGTGTTtgaaactttcttttttttatcattctgCAAAATCCAATCAGATTTAACATATGAAGAGTAACTGAGACTAACAGGCAGGTTGACTGTGGTATTCAAACCAATTGTGATGTGAATTTGATTGGATGTTTCAAGTTGTAAGTTAattaagaaatgtaaataaaaagaaaagaattattAGCTGGAGGCGGCAGGGTGGCTTaatggttagcatgtttgcctcaaaCCTCCATTGTCCTGGGCTCAagtctcgctcctgctcactgtgtgtggagtttgcatgttctcccacgtgtttggtgggtttcctctggctgctctggtttcctcccacagtccaaagacatgctactaggctgattggagtctctaaattgcctgtagtgttaATGTCTGCACCCTGTggtgggttggcactccgtccagggtgtatcctgcctgatgacacctgagataggcacaggctccctgtgacccaaggatagatcagataagcagtacagacaatgaaaattaTTAGCTGGGGCAAacgaaagaaacaaaataagtgATTTCCTGCTCTGTCCTTTTCATTAGCAAATAGCAGGGCTACAAAAATAATGTCTGGGTTAGGTGTTTGAGTTTTCTCCAGGTCAAGGCATTTCTCCAATGCCAAGCAGCCATGACAATTGCTTACATTTTCAATTGTGGATTAAATTCAACTGTTTTTCCACAATCCATtaattttcataattttttGAAACACAATTTCCTATTTGAAGATCATAATTAGggttgtgaggaaaaaaactaaaaatgagTAAATGTTGAGAAATTTGTcttttgctgtgtttttattgATTTCTCAATCTATGAAAAGTAACAGACTGTGTTACAGGTCTAACTCGAGCAGGGCTGACGGACTGGATGAAAAATTAAGGAGGTTAGTCTCATAGCAAGCTGTCAGACCTTTCATAGCAAATCTGGCCTAGCTCTAATTGAACATTACTCAAGGCCAAAACTCATATTTCTTGTTTTGCTTGATCTTCAGAGACTCTGAAATGTGTTCCCTGCAGAGCTTAGATTTCTTTCAAATCAATAATTAATCAgcagttatttattcatttgtatcTTTGGCGATTATAGGTGTCTAATTAACAATTTCAATAATTGATATTTATCTCTAAAGGGCTTGATATGCTTGGTCTATAAAAAATGCATGAACTGGGATATAgacttggttttgttttgtgttctgaGACAAGTGCGTGCTTGCGGCTAGTATCAGGCCACTTTGACTTTTCCTCTTTGAGGCTTCACTGCCCTGTGATGTGCTGCTAATATGGGCCTTTTTATGGGCCCAGAAGCCCTTGCAACATAGCGTGTAATTTTATAAAAGAAGTCTTCATTCCCATCCTCTGATGAcccttttttgttctttaataacAGCTCAAAGAACAAATTATTTCTTTATCATTCAGCCATACTGATATCAATCTGCATAGTCAAATAAAACAGTGACTATTATATAGCATATGGTATGAGCCTGTATACCATCCAGCAAATGAAGTGAGAAAACTTTGGTCTCCTTATTAAACACCATAATACATTTGTGTAAGTTGAAGGTATAAAAGTACTTTAATTTCAATTTGTTCGCACTTTAAGCATTAACGCTTCAGGTGCTAGGTAAGTATATGATCTGTCAACACACAAAAGATGCAAACATTTGTTTTAGCTAATGAATAGCTCAaacagaggccaaaaaaaagcAACATGAATCCATGTTACATATTGATTACACAGTCAAGCCACAGTCAACTGAAAAGATCAGATCATGCTGGAAGCACTTGATAACCAGGTATGATTAGTTTGCTATATTAGGCAGAAAATCTTTTCAGTTGAGCTCGGTGATCCGTTTCAGGGAGCCTGTAGCAGGACTGACACTGCCCCACTCGCTAAACCTCCTGTACTCCCCTGGGTGCAGGAAGTACTGGCGCCCACTGTAGTTGGGGTGCTCGTGAAGGATCCAGTAACCTTCCATGACATTAGCAGAGAGGATTTCACCATTGTGGAAACATTTGCGCAAATCTGGGCAATCCTCCATCAGCTCTATGGCCTGGCCTCCAAAATCAGAGCGCTCAAAGATCTTCACTTTGTAGTCTCCTTGGTACTGTGGGGggattattttataatcatgCACATGAGTTGACAAACAAGTGGGGAAAAAGGAAAGTGTGCTTAGGTGTAATAAAAAGATACTTACAGAAGGTACAATGCGGCAGGAATGGATGCGATCATTAAAACCTGCCCAGTGATGGTAATCTGGATATTCTCCCTTGTGCAGCATGTACTGGTAGCCAGAGAAGTTTGGTTTCTCATAAGCCATCCAGCAGCCGCTCTCGACACGGATGGAATTACAGCGGTTCAGGTGGGGCTGCAACTCAGCACTGTCACTACTGCACTCATAGTGACGGCCTTGGAAATTCTTTTCCTCAAAGAAGATAAtctgtaaatatattatttatttattttttcttttaacttcTCATAGTTAGGATGTCATGCTGAggcaaagaaacaaaacaaaactgactGTCGATTCACAGTTCCTAATCTTACATTCTGCAGTTAGGGCTGATCTATAATACTTTCTCTTCACAGACATGCATGAAGTTTATGCTGATGATTAAATCTCTCTTTACAATCTCAGAACTACACACTGTTCCTatctgaatattattattacattcagATATCATATATAAAATTTGATTTGAAAAGACAGTAACAGTATTAATCTGCTCctgaatatgaaatatatcttTTCTATTGATTGATGTTATAACTTTTATGTATTTACTTTAGTGGCTATTGTAAATGTGATCACAGCTGCCACATATCCTGAATGAATTTTAAACGAATATTTTCTATAATATCTACTCCCAAACATCAGTCTGTATCACTTCCTCTGCACCCTAACAGATGCAATTGTAATTTTGCATGCTTACCTTGCCcatagtgagtgtgttcagaGCAGATGAGATCCATTTACAGGTCAGGGCCTCTTTATAGACTGACCATGGGACATGGCTTTTGTGTGTAGCTCATAAACTCGTGCCATGTCAGCAGATTGCATTCTGTAGACTGCATACCATTATAGGTCTGGTGGTTTGTCTGCTTTCATTGTCTTTGTCAGAGCTCTTTTATCTAATGCAAAAGACAGGACCACTGCACTTTTGAGTGGACAAAAGGGTTGCAAAGTCTGACTTTAGTTAATAGTGAGTTTCAGACATGAGCTGGGTTTGGTCATGATCATCTACTCTaatatatttaaacatgtttcaacggatacatactttttttttaataccctTATGGTGTTTACATTACCACCTAAATATCTGAAATTTGAAAAGAATTTCTTGAGtttgctttaatatttaatgtatagAGTCAAATTAATATATAGTTTTAGTTACCTTGACAGCATTCTCTACTGTGTTTTAgagaaatgggggaaaatgcaACAGGATGAAGTGTTCTTAAACCCAGCCTTTAATGATGTCTTAATCCCACAGAGTGAGCCTACATGAAGCCTCCTCTGATCATGGGGTTGAGCCGGTCATGGTTGTAGCAGTCTCAGTCTGCATAGGCTCTATGCTCTCCAGTCCACAGGAAGTACCCATGTCTCCCGTAAGCCCACATGCTGTAGACAAAGTGAATATCATGGAGATAGAAGCGATCATAGACAATGTAGGTGTCTGTTGACTTGATCATAAATCTGCCCAAATCAGGTCTGCTGTAGATTCTCATACTGTGTCATCCTTTGTACTGTTGTTGTATAAGTGCAGAAACAGCAAGGCTGTTAAAAATGCTGAATCTTTGAATGCTTAATCCTTTTTGAACAGTATTTCCTGCCATAAACGTGATTTTTGAATTTTCCATTTAGTCATGTTTAAACAACTTCACTGACAGTCCAGTGATTTTATGCTATTCCCCCAGACTGAAGAGATTAATAGAATTATAATGAGGTGGGTAGTCTTTGGGGCATGTCTTCCATTCTGTTTTATATGACTGAATCTCCTGGTGGACCCTTATTCACTTTTCATGCTGCATCTATAAATTGCTTCAAAGCATTAATTGATTGACATTGATTTGCTAAGATGTTCTAAAGTAGGCCACAAAAACCATCATTTTGATTGACTTACTGGGAGGAACATCTGACAAGATCTGATGCAATTGTTGAAGCCCATTCAATGGTGAAAATCAGGAGACTCCCCATAGCCCAGGATGTACTGATGACCCATGAAAGTGGGCTTCTTTTGGGACATCCAGTGACCCCAGCTGACCTAAATTAAAGTCTGAATGCCAAGTAGGGCTCACAGCACTCATAAAAACCTTCCTGAAAATTCTGGCCTGTCATGGGAATGAAATGGTAGAAGTTATATTTTAAAGATTTGATTTTCATCATGTTTCATCATGAAACCTTAATTTCAAGTTTCTGTGCATAATATTTGAGTCATCCTGGCTATCCAAATCCAAAGTTTTGTCTGATTTGGAATACATTTTTAGACATACGTCATgggtcttcacacacacaagattcACTAGGTGACTAAAATGATCTAGTTCCATAAAAGACAGACTCAGTAGTACTATGGACATGACTAAATAAATTAGAACCAGAATTGAAGACATGCATTTTGTACTTTTATCTACACTGAAAAAAGGGAATATGTGGTGGTTTTAAGAAACAGCATTTTGTATAGTTTTACATTTGTCAACAAAACAAACTTCTTTTCATTGCTTAAAGAAAACTTAATTGAAACAAGTTTCTAATGACTGGATTGAATTACGTAGAGTGAGCAGAAGCAATTCATGTAGTAATAAACCAATTACACGGTACAATCTCACTGATGGGATATAACTATAGCATTAATTTTAGGTAATTAAAACATGCATGGTAACAGAGTGTAGCTGTAACGTGTCTGGTTTAAAACACCACTGTCATGCCAGTGTTTGATTCTCAGGTCAGGTGCGAGCTCAGTTTTGGATTTTACTCAGCGCTTTGAAAATATGTGATCAAATCATGTTGGGTGTGCAAAAACGAATTGTGATAATGTTACTCAATTCAGTCACATGGAATCGATGTATGCATTTAAACTAAGCAAATTCAACAAGCTCTTTTTAGTGTAGCTAAAGTTAGATGGCCAGCTCTTTACAAGACAATGCTGTGTTAACTAATGTGTTAAAAGTGACAAGAATGTGCTCTCTAGCTACTACTAAGCTTCTGTACTATTGAGAAGACAATAGTAATAGCAGCAGATACTTACATTCTCAGAGTCACAATTCCATGGGTCACATCCTATGCTGCGTACTACAAGATGAAATACTGTGAAAGTATACCTATTTAGTGTGTAGATCATTTAGTTCATTTCTCCTGTGAACTGACCTGGATTTCCAGTCATCCAATTATTCTGTACAGTATACACCATGTTATGTTTTCTAGGAAAATCtgtcaataatatatatatttttggttttatCAGAGAA harbors:
- the crygmx gene encoding crystallin, gamma MX — encoded protein: MGKIIFFEEKNFQGRHYECSSDSAELQPHLNRCNSIRVESGCWMAYEKPNFSGYQYMLHKGEYPDYHHWAGFNDRIHSCRIVPSYQGDYKVKIFERSDFGGQAIELMEDCPDLRKCFHNGEILSANVMEGYWILHEHPNYSGRQYFLHPGEYRRFSEWGSVSPATGSLKRITELN